The Suncus etruscus isolate mSunEtr1 chromosome 15, mSunEtr1.pri.cur, whole genome shotgun sequence genome contains the following window.
CCTCACACATAGACATAGGCACTCATGCACAAACACGTGTACTCCCACAGATTCAGACACACAGGAATACCCAGGTGGCCAAGGGCAGCCACTTGAGCCAGGGAAGCTGCTTTCCTGCTTGAGCCGGGCacttggggggggcagagagacatGGGTGCCTTCCCTGCTGCCCTGGACCAGctctgttgtgctcagggatgacggAGCACAGCGTGGCCTGGGTCCAGGGCCGTAGTGGCACAGGGCAAATACCTGCTGCCTCCCACCTATCCTCTAGCTCTGTCCCAGGACTGAGCAGACCAGGCAAAGCAGGGTTGCTCGTTTCTGCTTCGGTGGGCCCCAAAATGATTCCATGCTGGCAGGTACCATGGGTGGGTATGAAAGGTTGAAAGCCCTGAGACTGGTGTCCTGGGACCGACCCATGGAAGCACCGGCCTCGCTTGAAGCCATCCCCGGTTTGGGTTCCATCCTCAACCACCTGGAGGGtcccctgagtgatccctgagcacagaacaggagcCAGCCctgaacctctgagcactgtctgaCAGAGGCTTGGAGTTCTGATTGGGGCTGTCTAGGGGGACTCGATCTGAGCCTGGCTCCGCGccacctctccccccccccacagacTACTGCCAGAACTTCGCCCCAAACTTCAAGGAGAGCGAGATGAACGCCATCGCGGCCGACATGTGCACCAACGCACGGCGCGTCGTGCGCAAGAGCTGGCTGCCCAAGCTCAAGGTGCTCAAGGCCGAGGGCGACGCCTACACCGCCTTCATCGGCGACTCGGGCAAGATGGAGCTGGACATGATGGGCGTCGAGCATGGCTTCGACCCTGCCGATGGCGATGCGGGGCCCTCGGCCGAGGCCCTGCAGTGACCCGCCGAGCTCCTGCCCTGGGGGGCGCTGCATGCTCCcggcccccccaccccctgcccccaccccacccccagcggGGCCTGCGAGGACTGAGGGGTGCAGGGGGGAGGGCGGCGTGGCGGTGGGTGCTCGCCCCACTTCTAGTGATCGGGGACTCGGGAAGCCCCCACGCTCTCGTCCCCTTGGGCGGGAGAGGTCCCTCAGCCTTTGCCCCTCTCGGCAGTCCCCGAGACTTGCAGAGGGCCTCCGGGGTTCTCAGGACCCCTCCACCCCTGCCCCTCAGCCCCACAGCACCCAGATCCCCCCAGTGCTTCCACATTTCCGAAAGCGCCTTCCCGTTTCCCTCGGGTGTCCCCACACCGGGGCATGGTCGCGAGGCCGCGGGACACGGCTGGACCACGGGGGACGGGCCCAGCATCCCGCATCGGACCCAGGTGGTGGCTGTGGTGCCTGGAGGGGTGCGGGGCGCCTGAGTTCGGGTTGCTGGGGGCACAGAGCTGGGGTGTGAGGGACTGTGCAAGGCTCACAGGAAGATGTGTGCGCGTGCAAGGAGCGGCTTTGTTTTCACTTGAGGGGGTTAGCAGGCATGGGAGGCCAGCCAGGGTAGGATGGGTTCAGGGGAGGGGCCGTCCCCTCACCCTGTCCCCAAGCCCAACACGGCTTCCAATATACCCCCCCATCCCCTGTACATACATAGAGCCTTTTCGTTTTTAGCGAAGATTATTCGCTTCTAGGATTCCTTTTAATTTTCAGACTAAAGGGCAGCCCCCAGGGGTACGGTTTGGTGTGCACTCTTCAGAGTGGGGGGTCCCAAAGGACACCAATGAGGGTGTCCTGGCCGTTGACAGGCCCATCCGGCCTAGCCCAGTTTGATTTGACATGTGACCTTGAACTCCAGGGGGTTCCAGGTTTTTGTgtttgagtttgattttttttttttttttttttgtcaccgcTAACACGCACAGGAGCCTGCCCGAGAGCTCGCCCTCCCCATCACCTCCATCCCCCTGGGAGCGGCTGGTGGGCCCTCCTTACTTGGGCTCCTGGTGGGGTGAGGGCCAGCACCCCGCCAGCCCGAGTGGGTGGGACACCTATACCCCCAGCTAAAGCACAAGCACCTTAGTTCCAACCCTGCCCCACCCCAGCGACGATCCCAAAGCACAAATCCTGGTATAGGGAGGCGACAGGTGGGTGGCGGGGCTGGGGCTCCAGCCAGGTCTCCCCAAAGGAAGCAGAAGTCCCTGGGCCTTCCCCTCCTTCCAGGCCTTAGTGGAGGGGGCAGGGACTGGGGGagctcctccctcccaccccccttgTTTCAGGGACCCCAGGAGGTACCCCTGGCTCCCGGGACCATGTGGAGCTGCAGGGAGAAGGGCCAGGCAGGGGTGCAGGGAGGAAACTCCTCATCAGGAGAGCCAAAGACAGGGTTGTGCCTTACCCAGGAGCCCCCCTGCACCCCGTGACCCCCACTCCCCCCCAGCCGCTGCTGACCCTGCCCGCCCCTCCCCGCCCTGCCTGGAGCTGCATGGACCCCCCCCTCCCCGGGCAGCCGGAAAGGAACACTAATGCCACCAAGGCCGCAGAGACTGGGGGCCCCCCCCCCTCTGTCCCGCCGCTCCCCACCTCGTTCACGCCAGACAGGCGGACCCCTGAGCCGGCCGCTGTCCGTCTGTCCCGTGAAGTGCCAAGGCCCCCCCCATGCCCCGCCGCCCCGCACCCTGGGATGGCACCGACTACTGTACGGCGGCCGCCGCGGGCCATGTGAAGCGCTGCTGGCGGAATAAACGACGCCTTTGTAACAAGCCTTGAGTGTGCCTGCTGCTGGGGACGTTGGGGGGTGACTTCGGGGTATCCCCTCCAGCCTGCACCCTGTGTGCATAGCAAGGACAGGTCTAGACTGGCAGGGATCCGGGTGCAGATAGCCCCCAAAAGGATGAGGTGCAGACAGCATTGGTCCCCAGCCTAGGGGCTGAGACCACCTGAAGTTGCAGGTTAACCTAGGGTGCATGCATGCACTTCCCAGGGAGTTGGGGGAGCGCTTCGGCTGGAAAATACAGGTTGGGGTGCAGTCCCGCAAGTTCATCAACAAAACCAGGGAAACAAGGATTAGAAAAACGAATTTTATTTCCAAATGGCACATAAGGTAGGTCGGTCGAGGCAGACATGGCTTGTGGGGTCACGGGCATTATACAAGGAGAGATGGGGTCCCACTCCCATTTTTTTTCCAGtggctttggaccacacccaggggcgctcaggggttactcctggctctgcgctcagaaatcgcttcctggcaggctcaggggaccatatgggatgctgggagtcaaacccgggttcatcctgggtcagcccagtacaaagcaatcaccctacagctgtgcttctCCACTCCATCCGTAAGTGCACTTGAAACAGGGTTGGTATCAGGGCACTAGCCCCGAGGGCCCTATGGCTCTGAGATGGGGAAAGTCCAGGGGACAGACACAGTGAGGGTGCAGCGTCTCCCCCAGAGCAGAGGGCCCGGGTCAGAGGAAGAAGAGCAGGacaagcaggaggaggaggaggccgacGAGCACAGCAATCGCGCACCACTGCCGGCGATCTGGGAGGGACGGGGCAGTGGTCACGGGGCGGGCGTGTCAGCACCGGCCTCCCCCACCCCGAGAGACTCACCACTGGTCATGCGTGACACTTTGGCCACCTTCCGGAGGACCCCGTCCATCCGGGACTGCGTGTGCTCCATGTCCTGCGCGAAGGCGTCCAGCATGCTGCCGAGGACCAGGACGGGGTGAGCACGAGAGCCCTGggaattggggggtggggggcccggccccgcccccggcTCCGGGCCTCACATGGCCTGCTCGTCCAGTTCGTCCCCCACCCGGCTGGACATGTTCTTAAGAATCCGGATGCTCCCGGACACCATCTCCAGCTGCTGGTCCTGCTGCTCTATGATGAGCTGTGGAATGGGGGAACAGAAGCTGAGGAGGGACTGTGCAGGAAACCTCACGCCCCACACCTTCACACACTCCCAAACCTCCCGCGAACCTGCTGCGTGGCCGCCTGCTCCTCGATGTAGCGGGACGTGCTGGACACTGCACTGGCATCGAGCAAATCACTCGAGGACTTGGGGGGTGTGGATGAGCCTGTCAGGACCTGAGGGCGCACAAGCAAGTGAGAGGCTCAGGGAAAGGCTTTCAGGGGTCTGTGGGCATCCCAGCTTGTTACTAAGTAGACCGGCCTCAAGGCCATCtcactgcctcagtttccccatctgtaaaaCAGGCCGAGTTACCATCCTTATCTGCCTGGGTGAATTTGAGCCGCTCATCCACAGATAGGTGGCTATTACAGGATAATCTGAGGATGTGCACTTGGTTGCTGTTGGTGGTGGTATTCTTCTTGAGAagtatttttttgatttgggagATGGAATTCCCGCTTCTAGCATGAAGGCCTGGCCAACACTTAGTTCTTTTCCCTCATCCAgctttgtggtggtggtggtggggtgacaACATTTGTTAAACCCCGACACCATCTTTCCCAGAAACGGGTAACATGACCCACCAGGCTCAGATGAGGGGAATTTAATGTCCTGGAGGCTATTCCCGACTCTGCTCAGGAgtaacaccaggcagtgctcaggggaaccaaatTCAACGATGGGCGTTCAAAACAGGGACCACAGCATTGCAAGAAACTTCCTTTAACCCTGGTCCTCTCTCCTAGGCCTCTTGACCATACGCCTTATTATAAACACGAACACCACCTTACCTGTCTGCTGTTCTTTTCCATGATGGCCACGGCCGCTGGGctgaccatatggtccctcatttCCTGGGGGCCAAGAAGCAAGCCACCATCAGAGTTAAATACTGCACCAAGCAGACCAGCCTCAGTGGGCTCCCGGGCGGGCAGGCCGGCCTCACCTGCACGGCCTCCCGCATCCGCTCCACGAACGCCTTCCTGTCCTGCAGGTCCTCCGCCAGGAGCTTGAACTTGCCGGGGTTGGCTTCCACGATGCGTGCGCCGGGAGTCCAGAGTCAAGGGCCGTGGGCAGCCAAGCCCCAAGCCCCCCCCCAACAGGGCTCCATCCAGCCCGCGGCCCCCTCCACCCTGCCCCCCGGGACCCCCAGGCCACCACCCCAGCCGAGGATATCGATGGTCTCCTCCAGGTCCTCCAGGTCCCACTCGATGCTGCGCAGGCTGTTGCGGAGCTCATTGGTCGTCCAGTCCAGCTCCTCGCGCCCGACGGCCGCGCCCTCCCGCAGCAGCTCGTCCCAGCGCTGGTACAGCCCCCGCGCCGTGTTCACCGCCTTCTGCACCTCGCTGCGGGCAGGGGCGCGGGGGGCAAGGCTGACCACCCGCCACAGTCACCCCGAACCCTCCCCGGAGCCCCTCAACCCGCGCGATCGCGCCCCGCGGGCCCCCACCCGACGCCGTGCCCGGATCGCCTGGCATTGGCACGCGGGCACCGGGTGGCAGCGGAGGAAGGAGGCTGAGCACGGCCGGCTCGGGCCCGCGCTCATCGCTCTCACCCTCGCACCACGAAGAACGGGTCTTCGACGGACATGTCGCCGGCACGCCGGAGGCCCAAAGGACCCCTCCGATCACCGcctgcccggcccggcccggcccggtcGGATCCCGGGTCCCCTTCGCGCGGGGCAGGACGCGCCGCGGACGCCACGCCCCCGTCACGTGACCCGAGCCGATCCGTGTAGCCATAGAGAGCTAGTCCTCCGAGGCGGCAAGACAGGCCCCAGGCAGAACTTCCGCTCTGGCCGCGGCCATCTTGGTTGTGGGACAGGTCGTTTCCGGTCTTCAAGCCACGCCCCTTGGTGTcagttcctcttttttcttttcttcttttcttcctttggtctctgggtcacacccagcggcgctcaggagttactccgggctctgtgctaagaaatcacccctggctggcttgggggaccatatgggataccgggattcaaactgccacCTACCCATCCGGTgtttattgcatgcaaggcatgcacagccttaccgctgtgctattgctccggcccctatttttattattttattttatattattttgttttgtggataCGGGGGGTTTTGTGTTACTGACTTCGTGTCGGAGCTCGCAATCAATCACTCATTCCAGACTTAGTGCAGCTCAGTCTCCCCATTGGGCCAAGTAAAAACATTCCTTCACATCTTGGGGTTTGGCGGGGTTGGGAGTCCCCGTTCTTACCTCCGAGGACCTTCTCAGATCCCGTTGCCTACGGCCACACCGGGCCCCTGACTTCTAACCCCGGGTCCTGGTGTGCAAATTAGAGGGAGGTGAGGCAcccccttttattttcctttctgagGTGCCCCAGGCCGGGTGGGCGTGAAAAACGGGGACGCCGGAAATAAATTCTAGGGGTGGGGACTTTCTGGGTGCGCGCCCGGGAACCGTGGGAGGGGATGAGGGGGCTGAGCATGATCCCCAGGGGATTCTCGGCGTGTGGGGCCCGGGCTCCATATGCGGAGCTACAGCCGCGTCTTAGAGAGATTCATTGGGTAGCCCCAGTTTGACATGCGTCCCGCGTGGTGTCTCGGGgaaaccattgatttttgtatgcgaacgggattggggggggggtcctccaGCCAGCTCCGTCCTGGTGCCCGATCGTTCCCCCGGAAGACGGGCACGATAATGGGGGAGGGTCCCAGACAGAGCCTGGGACACGCGGAGCGGGAGTCTCTCTGCTGGGGTGTGTTTTTCGCAGGTTGCTGCAATGCGTGGCAGGGTGGCTGCAGGCAGGCATTTTTAGAAAAGGGAATTTGAGTCCCCCACGTGCAAGAGAAGAAGAGGGGGGACGCACGGGACTGGCGCCAAGATCTATCTACGGGCGGCGGACCCAGTGGAGAGGAAGCGATGCAATGGATGCAAAGGCGGGGGCCGGGAACCGGGTCTCGGTGCAGGCACAGAGGCAAAGGCAGGCGGCCCGGGCTTGGCATGGGGCTCAGTGTGGGAGGTCTTCGGACAGGCGTCAGAGGAAGCCCGGAGGTCGTCGCCTCTGTCCGCCGGCAGGGATCGAAGGCGGGGGGGCTTTCCCGGAGGGGCGTCACGACGCCTCCCAGGTCGCTGGAAGGGAAGGAAGCGACACCCCCATTCCCACTCCCCGCTGGCCCAGCAGGACGTCGGGCCGGAAGCCGCGGCTCCAGCGCGCCGGCTGCGGGCGAGGGGGCGTGTCATTTATTTAGCCCCGCCCCGGCCGGCCCGGAAAAAGCCGCGGGCCAGCGCCCGGACTTTGCCCTTATATGGGCAGCCGGAAAGGCTCGCGCGTCCGCCCTACGTCAACGCTTCCAAATTTAGTCCTGGAAGTGGGGCCCGTGGCGTGGCGGGAAGGTTCCGCGCGCCCACCAGGGGGCGGGGCCTCCCCTTAAAGGGCCCGGTCGTGCTGTAATTtgcaaagctttttttttcttggcattttaggttttgtcttatttttggggTTTGGTGGGGGACAGCGGGGATTCTTGGAGCGCAGAACGCAGAGTGAAACTTGCTTATTTTTCTCCTCCGTCTGCCGCATCTGTGCGAGACTCAGGCTTGCCCGATTCTCACCCCAACCCCGCCCGCCTTCCGGGGTGCAGAGGCGGTGCGCGGCCTGTgcgatttttctttttctttcttttttttttttttttgaggggagcgtTGGTGGCAAGCCACGTGTTTTCCCCAAGCTGTCGCGCGGTTGGGTTCCCCCGCCTGGAGAGCGCCCAGAGTTTCTGCTGATGGAAACTGGGGGCGAGGGGTTGCACCCTGCAGACGGGCCCCAAGGATCTTTCTGCAAACAGGCTTCACTCAAGGGAGTGAGTGGGCCAGGCAGGGGGCCCTGCAGCCCCCCAACGCTGCTGCAGAGGCTGGAGGAAAAGAACGCAGCCGATTCCCCACTcgagagagagaaaaacctggAAGTCGCAGGAGACCCTTGTTTATGCAAGCAGGTGTGACCTGAGTCATCCTGCCTCGGTTTCTCCACCTGGATAAACCAGGTCAATGAATATTATTTAGAGCCGGAGGCAGTCGTTGAGTCAGTGAGGGTTAGGTTCATTGCAAATGGGTTGGGGGGTGGCGAGTTACTttgcctgggagaccatatagaaacTCTTTGGGGTGAACCTGagtcagtgcatgcaaagcaagcgccttccCCGCTGTCTGATCACACCAGCCCTTTCATGATGACATTTCACCCCGAAACTCGTCGACTCATTCAGACACACCAGCtcagaatccacctgaaccctgCTCTACCTGGAGCCACCCGCCTACGACCCAGGTGGGGGGAACCTCCAGGTGTAAAAAGCCCTGGGTGAGCAGCCCCAGGTGTTTCCCTTGCCCAGAGAGTTGAGCCTGAAGAAGGGGGAGCAGGCGGGCAGGCAGGCACGGACCTCTGCATGGACCCTAGGGCTCGCTCCTAGAGTCAATTGGGTCCTGTCGCTTTAAGAAACTCGCCACGCCGCGGCGGAAGCCGGGATGCGGCGCCGAGTGGGCGTGGCCCGGTGACCTCACTCGGGGTACAAAAGGGCTCGGGTGGCGGGCGCGGGGCAGAGCGACCTCGCGGTGTCCGGGCGTAGGAGGTGCGTGAGCGAGGTGACAGCGAGGCCAGCCCCAACTTGCGCTTGCAAACCCGCGCCTTCCGGCCAAGCCGAGCCGAGCGAGTCCAGCTGAAGTTGAGCCCAGCCCCGGGTTCGAGTCGAATCAAGTCGAGTCCAGTTTCCACCGCACCCCACCCCGAGCCGCCG
Protein-coding sequences here:
- the STX10 gene encoding syntaxin-10 — encoded protein: MSVEDPFFVVRGEVQKAVNTARGLYQRWDELLREGAAVGREELDWTTNELRNSLRSIEWDLEDLEETIGIVEANPGKFKLLAEDLQDRKAFVERMREAVQEMRDHMVSPAAVAIMEKNSRQVLTGSSTPPKSSSDLLDASAVSSTSRYIEEQAATQQLIIEQQDQQLEMVSGSIRILKNMSSRVGDELDEQAIMLDAFAQDMEHTQSRMDGVLRKVAKVSRMTSDRRQWCAIAVLVGLLLLLLVLLFFL